In the Diprion similis isolate iyDipSimi1 chromosome 2, iyDipSimi1.1, whole genome shotgun sequence genome, one interval contains:
- the LOC124416637 gene encoding centromere-associated protein E-like isoform X1 — translation MDEDEKRQRALEAGREMLAKFKAERLYSVHNSSGNQSAEPSDAESSRNEAQVPSTTTQGANVSMNVSLRDLTHSSVSMSEGEGEGDLEGMAGRVAELEELLQGKEAVVEALNAEIDNLRGEASSPNSSQSRASSINYKDLVLTYHAKLQEFERAVNQRDNLIEDLTASLEQTLSARDYLLTQVNTLNAMQLEHRTTPVEDIEPFHLKIEKLENELVKQKMLTEEFKSQMNKSNEDRKKLEMERETQKAEINDYKLQINQLNERIRIGAAENNLNITETLEQQKQYEARVDKIKRDMQIILEKFTTETKTNAEKHQNELKELSSSHSKELSRVKEDYEKQLKLVIEENKTLSDRLNRDLPDLETRHAKELSVFQTQLTTYKKTVEALKLELVNHSEAQRTAQAEVVLYKSRVEDLTLQMEANRRQNSLKSKAEKEMLQEQINLHKIQLDEITSKYVAASSVLESKESIERSLEQALTNVTILKQDNEALKFKLDDLSAKYSAAQSLIENSQVHERSMNSKIFDLEKSLSRLSGVSFNTGSEFNETTYQTFDEVALQFQMTKQRLEEKALMEKQLVERINGLENDVSKTTENLVQANERLEKTSQELQKVNQELEKANQVNRTYEKELKDLKNSQHKSKSKLDEVQETTPGSTELFQGSLYFGKDEETSKEIPDLPKEAPTCEVKLLKDKIESFERENEALQNQLDQLKNDKHQCAKKIIALNEKLKQSEEQSDQLKKGLAAAWEQCAEVEERLNQTLAANESTPNESALTTSFQDGKLPDQSETMNESDRLRERLLKMDVKLIEKGVQAEVVNIQDLEKKIDELNVEKAAIVKENENLIRIQRNYEEVCEKLEKFQKNFDELQQERQRLIEENEYLNNKQSKEDINSLQLEIEKLAKEKQLLLNEKTVLIKQNEGLIEKHAKEMDEVKAETANDVQKLKSLSLGMSDNALSLSDLKAELETRHSKEMEELRTYFEQKCLQMEKQYSEEVFSQQSKKMSDNDSEIEELTDDLYFGGGGDCLNVLDVPGRNSKTDSELKSKINSNEDENMAKSKAEGSEKVASIQQELFLKVEELEKLKSEYEEKLVEQQELHNSMVQKLSERTGKRGLIKVVNQPCQTDLDPIAVESGELTELRAAYSHQLEEQVMLARLDIVNALQEQIQRDIGIMQALLSADESDAQQSWPAELLELRDKFTDGSKREIQELKEQHTAELARLKEEHTRLLTRTIERHEDELTKIKAVSRGSGKTGSEDENLTSENLLIRERDNLHKTCLTLKNLVTELINYFTMCEEEVNNTLISEVLKTQLSKSMEMKDNKEETSTEETGDRTEDLQSIVCPTEEQTPSKLAVTKIKRVHFAPRYSGIQTLMNDDNTLLELIERDKDVTRELKVELDNCLDRLKSEAAQILGVSSTPEESKIDMLAKQVLWSSKVNEELSVKFAEAENMIFNYEQENERLKVKINDLQLKLTSIENKKEIISEGYGEHEESGGDVTTENLSQLQERVRTVISNGGGENSYLLQLIEDLCRQGDKAADEAKKEKEDLQLQQVSFDPTPPPYIHRVCCRKIEAADKQLRATRKFLEEQAGEREAERDEAARKIEVLIEQLREKDREKERDQRITSEQSSLSPVPPSTYAVTHALRPTDIEATVEALESQMHEMSSMMSEAEARKSEVESELKAAIDKIWVLRDIITDLEQQVQAKTEREDALQTQINQLEELINVQTKNQQELVQELDAIKMGSENVHLNEHIDHLQEELRKHKLSTEHFDVNSSAMKQIKLELRGMGAQLDKRIKELEALHMCGSNLSLSQPSEDVSVREQIDASRCPTPDDPQSPPTLPLDHILKLKEKMIKHSRAEEVAFRRIKDLEMQMTALKNQNEELQAEQEILQQTNSEQLFQIETMRGRLEQQKQSAPFAQRQATSRLELQLHEVNAKVHSLEREVADKDLQIKDTEIQLERANKLLLEKEGEIASVVEAENNTIQKLRDRLEVIEGEKKLLEEKVGSQERVQQELPQLLDSMLEDKNEEIDHLKEQLSKKEKQLEIYLSLNLDESQLKELMKQAEPKNSARTLSDILSINSECEEFPEAIREHVNLTQTLPYNISNLRTAGDASQLKYVNQISPMVMIEPNKTSADVPRLELHSQSRSMSESCIPRSHSSTGIELVRSVSESKSPTIEENDSLNHENVRSRNVIENEANDENLSGERLSVETGESGVFKEGETSAEGINESASQCPRHGNRSIELLSPRKSGEDSNQRLIQELENQLSKVKQELEVKSNKLIEREAELNAMQHDLLELRTELKETIDTLTWDKFFYKEQFELTQASESKIKIDLLEVENNLKLKTEELEEYKGKMQTNEKIITELKKENSRIIEELDEKLKKQLKKIDATLQEKAQELKNLKEIIFEKDITIETLGTRNVEIENENKQLYEYKTRFETCREELSNCQIEVQRLTEGLNNRDLLIRRLEDMARRSSLSGASSPSENKDQEIHHLQEHLKEKDKVIRQMSDDSKSLQRALETIQNKMKESGNVVELRKKLKDEKKMNTELKEMVEKLQEEIEHVRLASHHTSEDEGDIEDMVQRELQVSARLDKQIMSAIESETEERGGTKRRIERHACNSLDIEPVDQAKQEKNAQKYNDVRLKLKQANKSNEELTKLKDDLEIVVDMLKSQVAEYENRILQIKSDLEEESRTVTRLNEDLAKEKDTSRHLRIRFEREQTAIHQTQKHDSELITTLRMKLEASLDAEDKLRSQLSDIRRDHKRIETELNTVREKMKNQKVADTVSLKEQYLQEMIEAEQKKYVTVAEKCEKEERKNVELTDNIRRIVNEKSKCERELEMVNDDREKLASKLALVEGIKEHLETDLKRTRDELRAREGECEWLQKRIDTITEAEAKRQQQRTDEHNELKSLRREVANTREVMVDLEADMSHSKKQLAKYHERQEQYIQCIETQRATSADLMKKLTSAKDEEKRLKEVINDMQNDLQMSVKRELELTSELQRERLCGEKNIPVKFVQKIQDLNESLQKHLNEKSILHDKLARAREEKEQLLVRIRILEQNQSTNAAGVMSGEMVEKLQHFYGKFLRTDSRRKALAYQKRYLLCVVGGYQLSEENTLAVLAQLTLVQREHTTNRHNRKSPRVRFRCAALAIISIRRMKWLIGRWRTGRRIGANAVLGNPDQSFIMLRKTSSNNHSPPVRDRPSNFRDGGLGGFPLEHFIDRFVSIEKKMDHALIDVGQLTSD, via the exons ATGGACGAGGACGAGAAACGGCAACGCGCTTTGGAGGCTGGCCGGGAAATG CTTGCTAAATTCAAAGCAGAACGATTGTACAGTGTTCACAATAGCAGTGGCAATCAATCGGCTGAGCCCTCAGATGCAGAATCCTCGCGTAACGAGGCCCAGGTGCCATCTACAACAACACAAGGTGCTAACGTCAGT ATGAACGTGTCATTGAGAGATTTAACTCATAGCAGTGTCAGTATGAGCGAAGGAGAGGGCGAAGGTGATTTGGAAGGAATGGCAGGAAGAGTAGCAGAGCTGGAAGAATTACTTCAAGGGAAAGAGGCGGTAGTGGAGGCTCTTAATGCTGAGATTGATAATTTGAGGGGTGAAGCATCATCTCCAAATTCATCACAAAGTCGTGCTAGTAGTATTAATTATAAGGATCTTGTGCTAACTTATCATGCCAAGCTTCAAGAGTTTGAAAGAGCAGTCAATCAACGTGACAATCTCATTGAAGATTTAACTGCATCTCTGGAACAAACACTCTCAGCCAGAGACTATCTGTTGACTCAGGTAAACACCTTGAATGCAATGCAATTGGAACACCGAACTACTCCGGTCGAAGACATCGAAccgtttcatttgaaaatagaaaaattggagaatgagttagtaaaacaaaaaatgctaACAGAGGAGTTTAAATCGCAAATGAATAAGTCCAACGAAGATAGGAAGAAGTTGGAAATGGAACGTGAAACACAGAAGGCTGAAATAAACGACTACAAGCTTCAGATTAATCAGTTGAACGAAAGAATTCGTATTGGAGCAGCAGAAAACAATTTGAATATTACAGAAACATTAGAGCAGCAAAAACAATACGAAGCTCGTGTTGACAAAATTAAACGGGATAtgcaaataattttagaaaaatttacgacAGAAACTAAGACAAATGCAGAAAAGCACCAAAACGAATTGAAG GAGTTGTCGTCATCTCATAGCAAGGAATTGAGTCGAGTTAAGGAAGACTACGAAAAACAGTTGAAACTAGTgatagaagaaaataaaacgttgTCTGATCGATTAAACAGAGATTTACCAGATCTTGAAACCAGACATGCTAAAGAACTATCTGTATTTCAAACACAGCTAACAACCTACAAAAAAACTGTTGAAGCATTAAAATTGGAACTGGTTAACCACTCTGAAGCACAGAGAACAGCTCAGGCCGAAGTTGTACTCTACAAGTCTCGTGTTGAGGATCTTACCTTACAGATGGAGGCGAATCGTCGTCAGAATTCCTTGAAGAGTAAGGCAGAAAAGGAAATGTTGCAGGAGCAAATAAATCTGCATAAAATTCAGTTGGACGAAATAACTTCGAAATATGTCGCTGCTTCTAGTGTATTAGAATCCAAAGAGAGCATCGAACGCTCTCTAGAGCAAGCTCTGACAAACGTAACTATCCTGAAGCAAGATAATGAggcattaaaattcaaattggatGATCTCTCAGCTAAATATTCGGCAGCGCAATCACTCATAGAGAACAGTCAAGTTCACGAGAGGTCTATGAACagcaaaatatttgatttggaaaaatcATTGTCGAGATTGAGCGGAGTCAGCTTTAACACAGGAAGCGAGTTCAATGAAACCACTTATCAAACCTTCGACGAAGTTGCTTTACAGTTTCAAATGACGAAACAGAGACTTGAGGAAAAGGCATTGATGGAAAAACAATTAGTTGAGAGGATTAATGGATTGGAAAATGACGTTTCCAAGACTACTGAAAACTTGGTACAGGCTAATGAGAGATTGGAGAAAACTAGTCAAGAGCTGCAGAAGGTCAATCAGGAGTTGGAAAAGGCTAACCAGGTGAATCGGACATACGAGAAAGAGTTGAaagacttgaaaaattctcaacacaAAAGCAAGAGCAAGTTAGATGAAGTGCAAGAGACAACTCCTGGTTCGACTGAACTTTTCCAAGGTTCGTTGTACTTCGGAAAAGACGAGGAAACGTCCAAGGAAATCCCAGATTTGCCAAAGGAAGCACCAACCTGCGAAGTGAAACTTTTAAAAGATAAAATTGAGTCGTTTGAACGAGAAAATGAAGCATTGCAAAATCAGCTTGATCAATTGAAGAACGATAAACATCAATgtgctaaaaaaattattgcactcaatgaaaaattgaaacaatctGAGGAACAGTCTGACCAGTTGAAGAAAGGACTCGCAGCTGCTTGGGAACAGTGTGCAGAGGTTGAGGAAAGGCTGAATCAAACCTTGGCTGCCAACGAAAGTACCCCTAACGAATCTGCACTGACTACCTCGTTTCAAGACGGCAAACTGCCAGATCAATCGGAAACAATGAATGAATCAGATCGGCTACGGGAAAGATTACTTAAGATGGATGtaaaattgatagaaaaagGTGTGCAAGCAGAAGTCGTTAATATTCAAgacttggagaaaaaaattgatgaattgaaCGTGGAAAAAGCAGCCATtgttaaagaaaatgaaaatctgattaggattcagagaaattacgaagaAGTATGTGAGAAATTGGAGaagtttcagaaaaattttgacgaactTCAGCAGGAGCGGCAAAgattaattgaagaaaatgaatatttgaataataagcAATCGAAAGAAGATATAAACAGTCTTCAactggaaatagaaaaattggcGAAAGAAAAGCAGTTACTTTTAAACGAAAAGACTGTCCTGATTAAGCAGAATGAAGGTTTGATAGAAAAACATGCCAAAGAAATGGATGAAGTTAAAGCAGAAACAGCAAACGACGTACAGAAATTGAAATCGCTCTCACTTGGGATGAGTGACAACGCATTGAGCTTAAGCGATTTGAAAGCCGAACTCGAGACTCGTCATTCTAAGGAAATGGAAGAACTGAGGACCTACTTTGAGCAAAAGTGTTTACAGATGGAAAAACAGTATTCTGAAGAAGTATTCAGTCAGCAGTCAAAGAAAATGTCCGACAACGACAGTGAGATAGAAGAGTTAACTGATGACCTGTACTTTGGTGGTGGTGGCGACTGTCTAAACGTTTTGGATGTTCCTGGGCGAAATTCAAAGACAGATAGCGAGCTTAAGagcaaaataaattctaaCGAGGATGAGAACATGGCAAAATCTAAGGCGGAAGGCTCAGAAAAAGTTGCCTCGATACAACAGGAGCTGTTCTTGAAAGTTGAGGAACTTGAGAAACTGAAATCAGAGTACGAGGAAAAGCTGGTTGAACAACAAGAACTGCACAACAGCATGGTGCAGAAGCTATCGGAACGAACCGGCAAACGAGGACTAATCAAAGTGGTGAATCAG CCATGTCAAACGGATTTGGATCCAATTGCTGTGGAAAGTGGCGAATTGACCGAATTGAGAGCTGCCTACAGTCATCAGTTAGAGGAACAGGTCATGTTGGCCAGGCTTGACATCGTCAACGCACTCCAGGAACAGATTCAG CGTGACATCGGCATTATGCAGGCATTGCTGTCAGCCGACGAATCAGACGCGCAGCAGAGTTGGCCTGCAGAACTGCTTGAACTACGTGACAAATTCACCGATGGTTCTAAACGTGAAATACAAGAACTCAAAGAGCAGCACACTGCTGAATTGGCCCGGCTTAAGGAGGAACACACACGTCTTTTGACCCGAACTATCGAACGCCATGAAGACGAATTGACGAAAATTAAAGCAGTATCCAGAGGTAGTGGAAAAACGGGTTCAGAAGACGAAAATTTGACTTCAGAAAATCTTCTAATTAGAGAAag GGACAATTTACATAAGACCTGTTTGACACTGAAAAATCTTGTAACAGAGTTgatcaattattttacaatgtGTGAGGAAGAGGTAAACAATACTCTAATATCTGAGGTACTGAAAACGCAGTTGTCAAAGTCTATGGAAATGAAAGACAACAAAGAAGAAACGTCGACTGAAGAAACTGGGGATAGAACGGAAGATCTACAGAGTATTGTGTGCCCTACGGAAGAACAGACTCCTTCTAAACTCGcagttacaaaaattaaaagagtTCATTTCGCGCCTCGGTATTCAGGCATCCAAACGCTGATGAACGACGATAATACCTTGTTGGAATTGATAGAAAGGGATAAAGACGTCACCCGTGAGTTGAAAGTTGAGTTGGACAATTGTTTAGATCGACTAAAATCAGAGGCTGCCCAGATATTGGGAGTATCATCGACACCCGAAGAGTCTAAAATCGATATGCTTGCGAAGCAAGTTTTGTGGTCGAGCAAAGTGAACGAGGAACTCAGTGTGAAATTTGCAGAAGCTGAAAATATGATATTCAATTACGAGCAAGAAAACGAACgtttgaaagtgaaaattaacGACTTACAGCTTAAGTTAACTTCtatagaaaacaagaaagaaatcaTCAGCGAAGGTTATGGCGAACATGAGGAGTCGGGTGGCGACGTTACGACGGAGAATTTATCCCAACTTCAAGAACGAG TGAGAACTGTGATATCAAACGGAGGTGGCGAAAATTCCTACCTATTGCAGCTAATCGAAGATTTGTGTAGACAAGGGGACAAAGCTGCAGATGAAgcgaagaaggagaaagaagacTTGCAGTTGCAG CAGGTATCTTTTGACCCTACTCCTCCCCCATACATTCACAGGGTTTGCTGCCGAAAG ATCGAAGCAGCGGATAAGCAGTTGCGTGCTACGCGTAAATTCCTTGAGGAACAAGCTGGCGAGCGAGAAGCTGAAAGAGACGAAGCAGCTCGTAAAATTGAGGTCCTTATTGAGCAGCTTAGAGAAAAGGATCGCGAAAAGGAGCGTGATCAACGTATCACCTCAGAG CAGTCTTCGCTATCGCCTGTACCACCATCAACTTATGCAGTCACCCATGCGCTTCGTCCAACTGACATCGAAGCAACC GTGGAAGCCCTTGAATCCCAGATGCACGAGATGTCTTCCATGATGTCCGAGGCTGAGGCACGAAAGTCAGAGGTTGAGAGCGAACTGAAGGCAGCTATTGACAAGATATGGGTATTGCGAGATATTATCACTGACTTGGAGCAGCAGGTCCAAGCAAAAACGGAACGTGAAGATGCTCTACAGACCCAGATCAATCAGTTAGAAGAATTAATAAATGTGCAAACTAAAAATCAACAGGAACTTGTCCAAGAATTAGACGCGATTAAAATGGGCAGCGAGAACGTTCATTTGAATGAGCACATCGATCATCTTCAA GAGGAACTTAGAAAGCACAAATTGAGCACTGAACATTTCGACGTTAATTCGTCGGCTATGAAACAGATCAAATTGGAATTACGTGGTATGGGCGCACAACTGGACAAGAGAATAAAAGAGCTGGAAGCATTGCACATGTGTGGTTCTAACTTGAGCCTTAGCCAGCCCAGCGAGGACGTGTCTGTTAGGGAACAGATCGACGCTTCCCGATGCCCAACACCGGATGACCCTCAATCGCCTCCAACTTTACCGCTCGATCATATTCTTAAACTGAaagagaaaatgataaaacacAGTAGAGCTGAAGAGGTTGCCTTCAGAAGAATTAAGGACTTGGAAATGCAGATGACGGCTCTGAAAAATCAGAATGAA GAACTACAAGCCGAGCAAGAAATATTACAGCAAACAAATTCAGAACAATTGTTCCAAATTGAAACTATGCGTGGTCGATTGGAACAGCAGAAACAGAGTGCTCCTTTTGCTCAGAGACAGGCTACTTCTCGCTTGGAATTACAGTTACATGAAGTTAATGCCAAGGTTCACTCCTTGGAACGCGAAGTAGCTGATAAGGATTTAcag atAAAAGACACTGAAATTCAATTGGAGAGAGCGAATAAATTGTTGCTTGAAAAAGAAGGTGAGATTGCAAGCGTTGTTGAAGCCGAGAACAATACTATTCAAAAACTTCGAGATCGTCTAGAAGTCAtcgaaggagagaaaaaattgttggag gaaaaagttggatCACAGGAGCGAGTTCAGCAAGAGTTACCGCAGTTGCTTGACTCGATGCTGGAGGataaaaatgaggaaattgaTCACCTAAAAGAACAATTATCTAAAAAGGAAAAGCAATTGGAAATATATTTGTCATTGAATTTGGATGAAAGTCAGTTGAAAGAATTGATGAAGCAAGCTGAGCCAAAGAACAGCGCTCGTACATTGAGCGATATTCTTTCAATTAATTCAGAGTGTGAAGAGTTCCCAGAAGCTATCAGAGAACATGTTAATCTGACGCAAACCTTGCCATACAATATTTCCAATTTACGAACTGCCGGCGATGCTAGTCAACTGAAATATGTCAACCAGATATCCCCAATGGTTATGATTGAACCGAATAAAACTAGCGCTGATGTTCCTCGACTGGAATTACACTCACAGTCTCGTAGTATGTCAGAAAGCTGCATACCTCGTTCTCACAGCTCGACCGGCATTGAATTGGTTCGCAGTGTATCTGAATCTAAGTCGCCGACAATTGAGGAAAATGATAGTTTGAACCACGAAAATGTGAGATCTCGTAACGTTATAGAGAACGAAgcaaacgatgaaaatctttcggGGGAACGATTGTCCGTGGAAACTGGTGAATCCGGTGTATTCAAAGAGGGTGAAACTTCGGCTGAGGGAATAAACGAAAGTGCTAGTCAGTGTCCAAGACATGGGAATAGATCAATCGAGCTCCTCAGTCCACGCAAATCCGGTGAAGACTCGAATCAGAGACTGATACAAGAATTGGAGAATCAACTGAGTAAAGTAAAACAAGAACTCGAAGTTAAGTCAAACAAATTGATAGAACGAGAAGCGGAACTGAACGCCATGCAACATGATCTGCTAGAGTTACGTAcggaattgaaagaaaccatAGATACCCTAACGtgggataaatttttctacaaagaACAGTTTGAATTGACTCAAGCTTCggaaagtaaaataaagatCGATTTGTTGGAGGTTGAAAATAATCTGAAGTTAAAGACGGAGGAACTCGAAGAATACAAGGGTAAAATGCAGACAAACGAGAAAATTATCACTGAgctaaaaaaggaaaattcaaGGATAATTGAAGAGCTTGATgagaaattaaagaaacagCTCAAGAAAATTGATGCTACCTTACAGGAAAAAGCTCAAGAGTTGAAAAACTTAaaggaaattattttcgaGAAAGACATTACCATCGAAACACTCGGAACTCGTAATGTTgagatagaaaatgaaaacaaacagTTATACGAGTACAAAACTAGGTTTGAAACTTGCAGAGAAGAACTATCCAACTGTCAGATCGAAGTCCAAAGACTAACCGAAGGATTAAACAATAGAGATTTGCTTATAAGAAGACTGGAAGATATGGCGAGACGATCGAGCCTCTCTGGCGCTTCTTCACCCAGTGAAAACAAAGACCAAGAAATTCATCATCTGCAAGAGCACCTCAAGGAAAAAGACAAAGTTATCAGACAGATGAGTGATGACAGTAAAAGTTTGCAAAGAGCTTTGGAAACGATACAGAATAAAATGAAGGAATCAGGAAATGTTGTTGAGttaagaaagaaattgaaagatgaaaaaaaaatgaatacggAACTAAAAGAGATGGTTGAAAAACTACAGGAAGAGATCGAACATGTTAGACTTGCCTCACATC ATACATCCGAAGACGAAGGCGATATAGAGGATATGGTTCAAAGAGAATTACAGGTATCTGCTCGACTAGACAAACAAATAATGAGCGCTATTGAGAGTGAGACAGAAGAGAGAGGTGGAACCAAGAGGCGAATTGAAAGACACGCTTGCAATTCTTTGGATATTGAGCCGGTTGATCAGGCTAAACAAGAAAAGAATGCTCAAAAATATAACGACGTCCGTCTAAAACTCAAACAAGCCAACAAATCAAACGAGGAACTAACTAAGCTGAAAGACGATTTAGAAATCGTTGTTGATATGCTTAAATCCCAAGTTGCGGAATATGAAAATCGTATCTTACAAATAAA ATCAGACTTGGAGGAAGAGTCTAGAACAGTCACAAGATTGAACGAAGACCttgcgaaagaaaaagacaCGAGCCGACATTTAAGAATACGGTTCGAAAGAGAACAAACTGCTATACACCAGACTCAGAAGCACGATTCGGAATTGATCACG ACGTTAAGAATGAAGTTAGAGGCGTCACTGGATGCAGAAGATAAATTACGCTCGCAGTTATCGGATATCAGACGTGATCACAAGAGGATAGAAACGGAATTGAATACTGTGAGAGAAAAGATGAAGAATCAGAAGGTGGCTGACACAGTTAGTCTCAAAGAGCAGTACCTGCAAGAAATGATTGAAGCAGAGCAGAAAAAGTATGTTACTGTTGccgaaaagtgtgaaaaagaagaaaggaagaacGTGGAACTGACCGATAATATACGAAGAATAGTAAATGAGAAAAGTAAATGTGAAAGGGAACTCGAAATGGTGAATGATGATAGAGAAAAGTTGGCTAGTAAACTCGCTTTGGTTGAGGGAATTAAAGAACACCTTGAAACAGACTTGAAAAGGACTAGAGATGAGTTGAGAGCACGAGAAGGGGAATGTGAGTGGCTACAGAAAAGAATCGATACCATTACTGAAGCTGAAGCAAAGAGACAGCAACAAAGAACTGACGAACACAACGAATTGAAAAGCCTCAGGAGAGAAGTTGCCAATACGCGAGAAGTTATG gTCGATCTGGAAGCGGACATGTCCCATTCGAAGAAACAATTGGCCAAGTATCACGAACGACAAGAGCAATACATTCAATGCATTGAAACACAGCGAGCCACTTCAGCTGATCTAATGAAAAAGCTTACTTCGGCAAAAGATGAGGAAAAAAGACTAAAAGAAGTAATTAACGACATGCAAAATGACCTGCAAATGAGTGTAAAACGAGAACTAGAGCTTACCAGTGAAttacagagagagagactttGCGGCGAGAAAAATATACCAGTTAAATTTGTACAGAAGATCCAG GATTTGAACGAGAGTCTGCAGAAGCATTTGAACGAGAAAAGCATCCTCCATGACAAACTGGCGAGAGCTCGAGAAGAGAAAGAGCAGCTATTAGTTCGAATAAGAATTTTGGAACAGAATCAATCTACAAATGCCGCAGGTGTCATGAGCGGAGAAATGGTGGAAAAG CTTCAACACTTTTATGGAAAATTCCTACGAACCGATAGTCGGCGAAAAGCGTTGGCATATCAGAAGCGCTATCTGCTCTGCGTAGTAGGCGGATATCAGCTTTCGGAGGAAAATACTCTCGCCGTTCTCGCTCAGCTGACGTTAGTACAGCGGGAGCATACCACGAATCGTCACAACAGGAAATCACCAAGGGTGAGATTCAGATGCGCAGCCCTGGCGATAATCAGTATCCGAAGAATGAAGTGGCTCATTGGACGGTGGCGAACGGGGAGAAGAATTGGCGCTAATGCGGTTCTCGGAAATCCAGACCAGTCGTTTATCATGTTGCGCAAAACATCATCAAACAATCATTCACCTCCTGTTCGTGACAGGCCATCCAACTT TAGAGACGGCGGTCTCGGGGGTTTCCCACTTGAGCACTTCATAGATCGTTTTGTAAGTATTGAAAAGAAGATGGACCATGCTTTGATAGACGTCGGTCAGCTGACCTCGGACTAA